One part of the Dyadobacter sp. 676 genome encodes these proteins:
- a CDS encoding transposase: MQESYLALVRFLLPEGILDYFELSKIVEGLTGLHIYLEEKNLPPSEYKDQKLESKGYLPEIYIQDFPIRNQKVTLCIKRRRWEVKDTGEIISRDWNVVQEGTRMTKEFADFLKTMY, encoded by the coding sequence TTGCAAGAGTCCTATTTAGCCCTAGTCCGCTTCCTGTTACCAGAGGGTATCCTCGATTATTTCGAGCTTTCCAAAATCGTCGAAGGCCTCACTGGTCTGCATATTTACTTGGAAGAGAAAAATCTTCCTCCTTCCGAATACAAGGATCAAAAATTAGAATCCAAAGGTTATTTACCTGAGATTTACATTCAGGACTTTCCTATTCGTAATCAAAAAGTTACGCTCTGTATCAAGCGTCGACGCTGGGAAGTCAAGGACACTGGCGAAATTATCAGCAGGGATTGGAATGTGGTGCAAGAGGGAACTCGGATGACTAAAGAGTTCGCTGATTTTTTAAAAACAATGTATTGA
- a CDS encoding transposase, whose amino-acid sequence MQESYLALVRFLLPEGILDYFELSKIVEGLTGLHIYLEEKNLPPSEYKDQKLESKGYLPEIYIQDFPIRNQKVTLCIKRRRWEVKDTGEIISRDWNVVQQGTRMTKEFADFLKTMY is encoded by the coding sequence TTGCAAGAGTCCTATTTAGCTCTAGTCCGCTTCCTGTTACCAGAGGGTATCCTCGATTATTTCGAGCTTTCCAAAATCGTCGAAGGCCTCACTGGTCTGCATATTTACTTGGAAGAGAAAAATCTTCCTCCTTCCGAATACAAGGATCAAAAATTAGAATCCAAAGGTTATTTACCTGAGATTTACATTCAGGACTTTCCTATTCGTAATCAAAAAGTTACGCTCTGTATCAAGCGTCGACGCTGGGAAGTCAAGGACACTGGCGAAATTATCAGCAGGGATTGGAATGTGGTGCAACAGGGAACTCGGATGACTAAAGAGTTCGCTGATTTTTTAAAAACAATGTATTGA
- a CDS encoding two-component regulator propeller domain-containing protein yields the protein MKTVFSFLLFSLVLAGVHAQEIPFYFRSYQVADGLSGNAVGKMLQDKKGFMWFASRNGLNRFDGHSFRIFRNVAGDSTSIGSNSIFALYEDAAEKLWVGTHKGVYRYDPVQDRFDAFRLIPAGEILEIRGDRNGNIWIISNLTLYRYHLRTGRAARVDLGNDQPVSLHVSPAGAVWVACNNGVVRHYQQSTGRFEAFDLGALSGIRDIYGSMTLHAVGDSSLLIGSMKKVLLLNFLKKQVRNLTAAGLPAEDVQVHTIFRKSSREFWLGTESGLYILDLVSGHSQHIVREQFNRYSITDNIINAIFRDREGGIWITTQFGGINYYSTQFNNFRKFFPKPGNGISGSIVHEITADKYGRLWIGTEDAGLNRLDPRTGIFKAFVPDGRPGSISYHNIHGLVADGDELWVGTYEHGLDVLDLRTGRVIRHYNASSNPRSLSSNFIVTLYKTRDGDILAGTWMGLCKYNRATDDFTRIPFFNAQVQSIHEDAEGTIWAASYGGGVYYFNPKTRKQGHLRQNADRPDGLPDNYVNSIYQSSDKSIWLCTEHGLSRYNPETGQFRNYRMTDGLPDNQVFRVLEDESGNFWISTSRGLARLDGHTDQFTTFHTGNGLPTDQFNYNSSYKDPDGTLYFGTVAGMVGFKPAALLRNAFVPPVYITRLQVNNHDVDVRQADSPLRQSVVYASGLTLPYQSSGVSFEVAVLSYVIPERNSYQYQLEGLSKEWVPFQGSRRIHFAKLPPGEYTLRIRGANNDGLWNTREKRLNITILPPFWATGWAYSFYVVLIVSIIVVIFRYYFLALHEKNRRQIETIEMGKEREIYNAKIDFFTNVAHEIRTPLTLIKMPLDKLLASVKSDPEMIERLNMIDKNTSRLIDLTNQLLDFRKAEANNYSLNFTKTDINELLNDVFATFRPAAEQKQLQYKLELPRITLQAFVDEEACKKITSNLISNAIKYAESRVKVKLSPFNSDDLLFHIEFSNDGPLIEYQDRDRIFEPFYRAEGNSKEQGTGIGLPLARSLAELHKGSLELKRSEMDQNTFLLSIPIHQDYELDLNKENEGTAAENNAGENEQSSANPNKPNVLLVEDNTEILGYLGRELSLDYNIFRAGDGRQAIDLLQEEQIHLVISDIMMPVMDGIALCREMKNDVRFSHIPIILLTAKNSISSRIEGLEVGADAYIEKPFSLEHLSAQISNLLHNRDIIKDYFARSPLTHIKGIAFSRADKDFLEQLNAIITAHIADSDLDVDMLSSKMNMSRPTLYRKIKGISDMTPHELINLSRLKKAAELLAEKNYKINEVADMVGYSVPTNFSRDFQKQFGVSPSGYMNAL from the coding sequence GTGAAAACAGTCTTTTCCTTCCTGCTTTTTTCCCTTGTTCTGGCGGGGGTCCATGCGCAGGAGATCCCTTTCTATTTTCGCAGTTATCAGGTCGCCGATGGCCTTTCCGGCAATGCAGTGGGCAAAATGCTGCAAGACAAGAAGGGTTTTATGTGGTTTGCGAGCCGCAATGGTCTTAACCGCTTCGATGGACATTCGTTCAGGATTTTCAGGAACGTAGCCGGCGATTCCACGAGCATCGGGAGCAACTCGATTTTTGCACTATACGAAGATGCGGCCGAAAAACTCTGGGTGGGTACGCACAAGGGCGTATACCGTTACGACCCCGTTCAGGACCGCTTCGACGCGTTCAGGCTCATCCCTGCCGGCGAGATACTGGAAATCCGGGGCGACCGCAACGGGAACATCTGGATCATCTCCAATCTGACGCTTTACCGCTACCACCTCCGCACAGGCCGCGCGGCACGCGTCGACCTTGGCAACGACCAACCCGTATCGCTGCACGTTTCGCCCGCCGGGGCCGTCTGGGTCGCCTGTAACAATGGCGTGGTGCGCCATTACCAGCAAAGCACGGGCCGGTTCGAAGCTTTTGATTTGGGCGCGTTGTCGGGTATCAGGGATATTTACGGCTCAATGACCCTGCACGCGGTCGGCGACTCGTCGTTGCTGATTGGCTCCATGAAGAAAGTTCTGCTTTTAAACTTTTTGAAAAAACAGGTCCGTAACCTCACTGCGGCGGGCCTGCCGGCAGAGGACGTGCAGGTGCATACCATTTTCCGGAAAAGCAGCCGCGAGTTCTGGCTCGGCACCGAATCGGGGCTTTATATCCTGGACCTGGTCTCGGGCCATTCCCAGCATATTGTCCGTGAACAGTTTAACCGCTATTCGATTACCGACAACATTATCAACGCCATTTTCCGCGACCGCGAGGGCGGTATCTGGATCACGACCCAGTTTGGCGGGATCAATTATTACTCTACGCAATTCAATAATTTCCGCAAGTTCTTTCCAAAACCCGGTAACGGCATCAGTGGCAGCATCGTGCATGAAATTACGGCGGATAAATATGGCAGGCTCTGGATCGGGACCGAGGACGCGGGGCTCAACCGGCTCGATCCTCGAACGGGTATATTTAAAGCGTTTGTTCCGGATGGCCGTCCGGGCAGTATCTCCTACCACAACATACACGGACTGGTGGCCGACGGCGACGAGCTGTGGGTGGGTACCTACGAGCACGGTCTCGATGTGCTCGACCTCCGCACCGGGCGCGTAATCCGGCATTACAACGCCTCGTCCAATCCGCGCTCGCTCAGCAGCAATTTCATTGTTACATTATATAAAACCCGCGACGGCGATATCCTGGCAGGCACCTGGATGGGCCTTTGCAAATACAACCGCGCTACCGACGATTTCACGAGAATACCATTCTTCAATGCGCAGGTACAAAGCATTCACGAAGACGCCGAAGGAACCATTTGGGCAGCCAGCTACGGCGGCGGCGTTTATTATTTCAACCCGAAAACCCGAAAACAGGGGCACCTCCGCCAGAATGCCGACCGCCCCGACGGACTCCCGGACAATTACGTGAACAGCATTTATCAGAGCTCCGACAAGAGCATCTGGCTCTGCACCGAACACGGGCTTTCGCGCTACAACCCGGAAACCGGGCAATTCAGGAATTACCGCATGACCGACGGCCTGCCCGACAACCAGGTATTCCGCGTTTTGGAGGACGAGTCGGGCAATTTCTGGATTTCGACTTCCCGCGGGCTCGCACGGCTCGACGGCCACACCGACCAGTTCACTACCTTTCACACCGGCAATGGCCTGCCCACGGACCAGTTCAATTACAACTCATCCTACAAAGATCCCGACGGCACATTGTATTTCGGCACGGTGGCCGGAATGGTCGGTTTCAAACCGGCCGCATTGCTTCGGAACGCATTCGTACCACCGGTTTACATTACGCGTTTGCAGGTCAACAACCACGATGTGGACGTGCGGCAGGCCGACTCGCCCCTCAGGCAATCGGTCGTTTACGCGAGCGGGCTCACCCTCCCCTATCAAAGCTCGGGTGTAAGCTTCGAAGTGGCCGTGCTGAGCTATGTCATTCCTGAACGGAACAGCTATCAATACCAGCTCGAAGGACTTTCGAAGGAATGGGTACCGTTCCAGGGCAGCCGGCGCATTCATTTTGCGAAGCTCCCGCCCGGCGAGTACACGCTCAGAATCCGCGGCGCCAACAACGACGGCCTTTGGAACACCCGTGAAAAACGGCTGAATATTACCATTCTACCGCCGTTCTGGGCGACTGGCTGGGCATATTCGTTTTATGTGGTGCTGATTGTGAGTATTATTGTGGTAATTTTTCGTTATTATTTCCTCGCCCTCCATGAAAAAAACCGCCGGCAGATCGAGACGATTGAAATGGGAAAAGAGCGGGAAATTTATAATGCCAAAATCGACTTTTTCACCAATGTGGCGCACGAGATCCGTACGCCGTTGACGCTGATCAAAATGCCGCTCGACAAGCTGCTGGCGAGTGTAAAGTCGGACCCTGAAATGATTGAGCGTTTGAATATGATTGATAAAAACACCTCCCGGCTGATCGACCTGACCAACCAGCTCCTCGATTTCAGAAAAGCCGAGGCAAATAATTACAGCCTTAATTTTACCAAAACCGATATTAACGAACTGCTCAACGACGTCTTCGCGACCTTCCGCCCCGCCGCGGAGCAAAAGCAGTTGCAATACAAACTGGAATTACCGCGCATTACATTGCAGGCGTTTGTGGACGAGGAAGCCTGCAAGAAAATCACCAGCAACCTGATCAGTAACGCGATCAAATATGCCGAAAGCCGCGTCAAAGTGAAGCTTTCTCCATTCAACAGCGACGACCTCCTTTTCCATATCGAATTCTCCAACGACGGCCCGCTGATCGAATACCAGGACCGCGACCGCATTTTCGAGCCGTTTTACCGCGCGGAAGGCAATAGCAAGGAGCAGGGAACAGGCATTGGCCTGCCGCTCGCCCGGTCGCTCGCCGAGTTGCACAAGGGCTCGCTCGAACTGAAACGGTCGGAAATGGATCAGAACACATTCCTGTTGTCCATCCCGATCCACCAGGATTACGAGCTCGACCTCAATAAGGAGAACGAAGGAACCGCCGCGGAAAACAATGCCGGCGAAAATGAACAAAGTTCGGCTAACCCGAATAAACCCAATGTATTACTTGTAGAAGATAACACTGAAATTCTCGGGTATCTCGGCCGCGAACTAAGCCTGGATTATAATATTTTCAGGGCGGGCGACGGCCGGCAGGCCATCGATCTGTTGCAGGAAGAACAAATCCATCTGGTAATCTCCGACATTATGATGCCTGTGATGGACGGTATCGCATTATGCCGGGAAATGAAAAATGATGTGCGTTTCAGCCACATCCCAATCATCCTGCTGACCGCCAAAAACTCGATCAGTTCCAGGATCGAAGGACTGGAAGTAGGTGCGGACGCTTACATCGAAAAACCGTTTTCGCTCGAACATTTATCCGCGCAGATCTCGAACCTGCTCCATAACCGCGATATTATCAAAGATTATTTCGCGCGCTCGCCGCTTACCCACATCAAGGGCATCGCATTCTCGCGTGCGGACAAGGACTTTCTCGAACAGCTGAATGCCATCATCACCGCCCACATCGCCGACAGCGATCTGGATGTGGATATGTTGTCGTCCAAAATGAACATGAGCCGCCCTACCCTATACCGGAAGATCAAGGGCATTTCCGACATGACGCCCCATGAGCTTATTAACCTGTCGCGGCTCAAAAAAGCGGCCGAACTGCTTGCCGAAAAAAATTACAAAATCAACGAAGTGGCCGACATGGTGGGATACAGCGTGCCTACCAACTTCTCGCGCGATTTTCAAAAACAGTTCGGCGTGAGCCCTTCCGGTTACATGAATGCATTGTAG
- a CDS encoding TonB-dependent receptor has protein sequence MAPTTRFGGPNQNTNYDLRWEKAANFNAGVDFELFGSKLSGSLNYYIRTNRDLLGNYNVSNPPNIQGQTFANVGTMRNTGFELQLNASVLRKGDFTYDLGFTGAYNNNKFVSFSNALFQGQKYIDVVGMPAPGSPGTMQRLQEDTRIGSFYALKSAGVNDQGALLVYNKKGEVIPGNQATNDDKQFVGNGLPKFTMGLSNNFKYKKWDLSVFLRGAFGYKLFNTYAFYLGTPATQENANVLKSAYDGGKYSKLTSPTTYSTLSDYFLEPGGFLKIDNVTLSYTQPVQTKFLQSVRIYATSRNLATFTKFTGGDPDLIQVNGLYPGVNKNSDNNGTLDYYPSTTQLLLGVQLTF, from the coding sequence ATGGCACCTACTACCAGGTTTGGGGGGCCTAATCAGAATACCAATTATGATCTGCGTTGGGAAAAAGCGGCCAACTTTAATGCCGGCGTCGACTTCGAACTGTTCGGAAGCAAGCTTTCAGGTAGCCTGAACTATTACATCCGTACCAACAGGGATTTGCTGGGTAATTATAATGTATCCAACCCGCCAAACATTCAGGGCCAGACTTTTGCGAACGTGGGTACCATGCGCAATACCGGTTTTGAGCTGCAATTGAACGCGTCGGTGCTTCGGAAAGGTGATTTTACTTACGACCTCGGTTTTACGGGCGCTTATAACAACAACAAGTTCGTATCCTTCTCGAACGCGCTTTTCCAGGGCCAGAAATACATCGATGTGGTGGGTATGCCCGCACCGGGTAGTCCGGGGACGATGCAGCGCTTGCAGGAGGATACCCGCATTGGTAGCTTCTATGCGCTCAAATCGGCCGGCGTGAACGACCAGGGCGCACTGCTGGTGTACAACAAAAAGGGCGAAGTAATCCCCGGAAACCAGGCGACCAACGACGACAAGCAGTTTGTAGGCAATGGCCTTCCGAAGTTTACAATGGGTCTTTCCAACAACTTTAAATACAAAAAATGGGACCTGAGCGTGTTCCTGCGGGGAGCATTCGGTTATAAGCTGTTCAATACCTACGCATTCTACCTGGGCACACCCGCCACACAAGAGAATGCGAACGTACTGAAATCGGCTTACGATGGCGGTAAATACTCTAAACTGACGAGCCCGACCACCTATTCGACACTATCCGATTATTTCCTCGAACCGGGTGGATTTTTGAAAATCGACAACGTGACGCTGAGCTATACCCAACCGGTCCAGACGAAATTCCTGCAATCGGTGCGCATTTACGCGACGAGCCGTAACCTGGCGACGTTCACGAAGTTTACGGGCGGCGATCCGGACTTGATCCAGGTCAATGGCCTCTACCCGGGTGTCAACAAAAACAGCGATAACAACGGCACGCTCGATTACTACCCGTCGACCACCCAGCTGCTGCTGGGCGTTCAGCTCACCTTCTAA
- a CDS encoding TROVE domain-containing protein, with translation MSTTTMHPKAKDAGQQMVFDRIASDNLDTPYTWEIELSTLGQQVFSDEAERAEAFKTKWEELIDSGKLGYMALLRNLRNLLEVNFPGAFPENLPDFVIGRAGCESQTTSVPIPCGLP, from the coding sequence TTGTCGACCACTACAATGCACCCGAAAGCAAAAGATGCCGGCCAGCAAATGGTTTTCGACCGGATCGCGTCCGACAATCTGGACACGCCCTACACCTGGGAAATCGAGTTGTCGACGTTGGGGCAGCAGGTATTTTCGGACGAAGCCGAACGTGCGGAAGCATTCAAAACAAAGTGGGAGGAGTTGATAGACAGTGGAAAACTCGGCTATATGGCATTGCTTCGAAATCTCCGGAATTTGCTGGAAGTTAATTTCCCCGGCGCATTTCCGGAAAATCTGCCGGATTTTGTCATCGGCAGAGCAGGTTGCGAAAGCCAAACAACTTCCGTTCCGATACCTTGCGGCTTACCGTGA
- a CDS encoding SusC/RagA family TonB-linked outer membrane protein, which translates to MNLYKSAGHGKCQRPVRKSLARAATWLGCMLLLLSAMQAVAQNTVQISGKVSDAKDVLPGVSILEKGTSNGTVTGADGTFKLQVSNPSATLIVSNVGYVSQEISVAGKTNLEIVLVEDQKTLNEVVVIGYGSLNKKEVSSAITHLSGKDLLRVGSNNPLMAIQGKVAGLSVTNTAAADPNSSPNIQLRGASSRSAGLGPLFVINGVPGGNIDNINQNEIESIDVLKGGAASAIYGTRGSNGVIVITTKKGSAESRLFYDGYTTFDYATNQLEVLSKDEFLAHKRGVDFGGNTNWMKEVKRNPSFSHKHTLQFSGGNGKTNYFTSLDYRDANGLDLRSAKREYGGRININHKTANNLVELTFTAAPRFSKTSDADYSGFNYALTLNPTLSVHDSTGKYAYLTSGFFANNPVEVAKSVKSDREYKLLDMNGSAKINILENLNTVITLGEVSSSMRRYLFSPSTLTTIVNGSKRNTGEQVLEENDQKSFEWIGNYYLDLNKHSVKLLGGYSFQYFTSSGFNAKNENFPSNVLTYNNLGSGLWNLQQGINNVGSYKNSSKLIAFFGRLNYDFDQKYYLSASLRREGSSKFGYSNKWGYFPAASVAWRATQERFLKDIPWLNELKVRADYGETGNQDFGNYLSLDTYGGYGYYLYNGTYYQVWGA; encoded by the coding sequence ATGAATTTATACAAATCTGCCGGTCATGGCAAATGCCAGCGGCCGGTAAGGAAATCGCTGGCACGGGCAGCTACCTGGCTGGGCTGCATGCTGTTGCTTCTTTCGGCTATGCAGGCCGTCGCACAGAACACCGTCCAAATCTCCGGAAAGGTTTCCGATGCGAAGGACGTACTGCCGGGCGTATCGATCCTGGAAAAAGGCACCAGCAACGGAACGGTTACCGGGGCCGACGGTACCTTCAAACTGCAAGTCAGCAATCCTTCCGCAACGCTCATAGTCTCCAATGTGGGTTATGTGAGCCAGGAAATCAGTGTCGCCGGTAAAACCAATCTGGAAATCGTGCTGGTGGAAGACCAGAAAACGCTCAACGAAGTGGTGGTGATCGGTTACGGATCGTTGAACAAAAAGGAGGTTTCCAGTGCTATTACGCACCTTTCGGGCAAGGATTTGCTCCGCGTGGGAAGCAATAACCCGCTGATGGCCATTCAGGGTAAAGTGGCGGGTTTGTCGGTAACCAATACGGCGGCGGCGGATCCCAACTCTTCGCCTAATATCCAGCTTCGCGGGGCCTCGTCGAGGAGCGCCGGTCTGGGCCCGTTGTTTGTGATCAACGGCGTGCCGGGTGGTAATATCGACAACATCAACCAGAACGAAATCGAGTCGATCGACGTCCTAAAAGGCGGTGCGGCATCCGCTATTTACGGTACGCGCGGCAGCAACGGGGTGATCGTGATCACGACGAAGAAAGGTTCGGCGGAATCGCGCTTATTCTACGATGGGTACACCACTTTCGATTACGCGACCAACCAGCTCGAAGTACTTTCAAAAGACGAGTTCCTTGCCCATAAGCGTGGCGTGGATTTCGGTGGCAACACCAACTGGATGAAGGAGGTGAAACGTAACCCGTCGTTCTCACACAAGCATACGCTCCAGTTTTCGGGAGGTAACGGCAAAACCAACTATTTCACCTCGCTCGATTACCGCGATGCGAATGGTCTCGACCTCCGTTCGGCCAAGCGCGAGTATGGTGGCCGGATCAATATCAATCATAAAACGGCCAATAATCTGGTCGAACTGACTTTCACCGCCGCGCCGCGCTTTTCGAAAACCAGCGATGCCGATTACAGCGGTTTTAACTACGCACTGACCCTGAACCCGACGCTCTCCGTTCACGACTCAACCGGCAAGTACGCATATCTGACATCCGGATTCTTTGCCAACAACCCGGTTGAAGTCGCGAAGAGCGTGAAATCCGACCGCGAGTACAAGCTGCTGGATATGAACGGTTCTGCAAAGATCAACATTCTCGAGAACCTGAATACCGTAATCACCCTCGGGGAAGTGAGCTCGTCGATGAGAAGGTATCTGTTTTCGCCGTCGACGCTGACGACCATCGTCAATGGCAGCAAACGGAACACGGGCGAGCAGGTCCTCGAAGAGAATGATCAGAAGAGCTTCGAATGGATCGGTAATTATTATCTGGACCTGAACAAGCATTCGGTCAAATTGCTGGGCGGGTATTCGTTCCAGTATTTCACCTCGTCGGGTTTCAATGCGAAGAATGAGAATTTCCCTTCCAACGTATTGACCTACAATAACCTGGGCAGCGGGTTGTGGAACCTGCAGCAGGGAATCAACAACGTGGGTTCCTACAAGAATTCGTCGAAACTGATCGCATTCTTTGGCCGTCTGAATTATGATTTCGACCAGAAATATTACCTCTCGGCCAGCTTGCGCCGCGAAGGTTCCTCCAAGTTCGGCTATTCCAACAAGTGGGGTTATTTCCCGGCTGCATCGGTGGCATGGCGTGCCACGCAGGAGCGTTTCCTGAAAGACATTCCGTGGCTGAACGAACTGAAAGTGCGTGCGGATTATGGTGAAACGGGGAACCAGGATTTCGGAAACTACCTGTCGCTGGACACTTACGGCGGTTATGGCTATTACCTGTACAATGGCACCTACTACCAGGTTTGGGGGGCCTAA
- a CDS encoding transposase, which yields MLYPENTGPYLSIDETSLSNGELYTIVTNKAARGRKGSLVAMVKGTQASLVIEVLRKIPKGIRGKVREVTLDMAANMGLIVSRCFPKALKVIDRFHVQKLAFDAVQEIRIQHRWQALDQENQAIEAGRQSGLVYQPEILANGDTLKQLLVRSRYLLFKHHDKWTPSQVHRSRLLFERYPLIAQAYTLATGLGTVFRVCKSKEQAFKRLALWYNAVENCGLDSFKTVARSIQTHYLDILNFFNNRSTNASAESFNAKIKAFRSSSRGVRDIPFFLFRLTKLYA from the coding sequence TTGTTGTACCCTGAGAACACCGGCCCGTATTTAAGCATTGACGAAACCTCTCTTTCCAACGGTGAGCTCTATACAATTGTGACTAACAAAGCAGCCAGAGGCAGAAAAGGCTCATTGGTGGCTATGGTCAAAGGCACGCAAGCTAGCTTGGTCATCGAGGTTTTGAGAAAGATTCCGAAAGGTATTCGAGGTAAAGTACGGGAAGTAACGCTGGATATGGCCGCTAACATGGGGTTGATTGTCAGTCGATGTTTTCCAAAAGCTCTGAAGGTCATCGACCGCTTTCATGTGCAAAAACTTGCCTTTGATGCAGTTCAGGAAATCAGGATACAACATCGTTGGCAAGCCCTGGATCAAGAAAATCAGGCTATTGAAGCTGGCAGGCAATCTGGTTTGGTTTACCAGCCGGAAATTCTTGCCAACGGAGATACCTTAAAACAGCTGCTTGTCAGGAGTAGATATTTGCTTTTCAAGCACCATGACAAGTGGACACCTTCACAGGTTCATCGTTCCAGGCTGCTTTTCGAGCGTTACCCACTAATCGCCCAGGCTTACACGCTCGCAACAGGCTTAGGAACCGTTTTTCGGGTTTGCAAGTCCAAAGAGCAGGCGTTTAAAAGACTGGCATTGTGGTACAATGCAGTTGAAAATTGCGGCTTAGATTCCTTTAAAACCGTTGCCCGATCTATTCAAACGCATTATCTGGACATCCTTAATTTCTTCAATAACAGGAGTACCAACGCTTCGGCAGAGTCATTCAATGCGAAGATCAAGGCTTTTAGATCCTCATCCAGAGGTGTGAGGGATATTCCATTCTTCCTATTCAGGCTTACCAAACTTTATGCTTAA
- a CDS encoding WYL domain-containing protein, whose translation MKGLEHIESIRQAIISKTAMCFTYQCFKARAASTFCFSPYLLKEYRNRWFVLGESHRQQEQILTLALDRILHLTEEPAEVYRENHRIDLVTHYDDVIGVTKTPGRKSTVVTFRIDHANAPYVITKPLQNALAVTNTVRFWIKQKIWGGD comes from the coding sequence TTGAAGGGACTCGAACACATCGAATCGATCAGACAGGCGATCATTTCGAAAACGGCCATGTGCTTTACATACCAATGTTTCAAAGCACGGGCGGCATCCACTTTCTGTTTCAGCCCCTATTTGCTGAAAGAGTATCGCAACCGCTGGTTCGTTTTGGGCGAGTCGCATCGGCAGCAGGAACAGATACTCACACTGGCACTCGACCGTATCCTGCATTTAACGGAAGAACCGGCGGAAGTTTACCGGGAAAACCACAGAATCGATTTAGTCACTCATTATGACGATGTAATCGGGGTCACGAAAACGCCTGGCCGGAAAAGCACCGTAGTAACATTTCGAATAGACCATGCCAACGCCCCCTATGTTATTACCAAACCCCTGCAAAATGCATTGGCCGTGACGAACACGGTCAGATTTTGGATCAAGCAGAAAATCTGGGGGGGAGATTAA